The genomic interval TGGGAGCGTTATGTATTTAGCTTCTTCGAACTGCAAGTGGTATGGGTTCAACTTGTTCGAACCACAAGTTGTTCAACTGACGTTGGGTTGGGTCAGGTGCGGAGCTTTGGATGCGAAAGTTCTAAATGCTGGTGGGTTGAAGCTGGTACCGATCAGAGTAGAGCTAGAGGTTGGCCAAGCTGGAGAAAACTGTCTCTCATGGTTGAAAACCTCTTCCTTTTATAAGCCCCGCCAAGCTAGCCCCGCCAATGATGCCTTGCACTGTGCTTTCACCGTACTGGCTTACTATCTCCTGTTGTTCCTTGGACACTCGTAGAACTCAGATTGAGCTAGCTCAATTCTCTCTGAGTTAGGCGCTGTTCAAACTGATTGATCCATACACCAGACATGTTATCCACAGTGTTTGTCGTAGTTATTAATTTTGTCCACGTGAAACCCCATATTAAAActaattattcaaatttatttatttttatcttgttaAACTCGTTTGTAAATTTTCCCCACCTATTTGTGTGTTGCAGACTGTGCGGAGCAAGTGTTTCACAAAGTGCATCACGAAACCTGGAACAAGCTTGAGCGGAAGCGAGAGCAGCTGCATTACACGCTGTGTGGAACGCTACATAGAGGCAACTGGAATCATCAGCCGAGCTCTCTTCAGCGCCCACCGTTAGTTTCGATCGAGGCAACTGGCGTCAAAAGTTGAGCTCCCTTCGACTTACGCTGTTGCCTTCAAGTTTCTTTGGGACCTCACTGTCACCGACCGTGAGTTGTCTGAAAAATTGCAATTTATTTTTCTTCTGGATCTAATGATTCAATGGCAGTACCATC from Zingiber officinale cultivar Zhangliang chromosome 6B, Zo_v1.1, whole genome shotgun sequence carries:
- the LOC121990287 gene encoding mitochondrial import inner membrane translocase subunit Tim13-like — its product is MDPFSSPSPSGGSSGQSVPSADVLMDQVKTQLAQAYAEEFFETVRSKCFTKCITKPGTSLSGSESSCITRCVERYIEATGIISRALFSAHR